In Montipora capricornis isolate CH-2021 chromosome 4, ASM3666992v2, whole genome shotgun sequence, a single genomic region encodes these proteins:
- the LOC138046306 gene encoding uncharacterized protein encodes MTNQVNKDKIRKSSLDFKRGRANSHRQNCSQTARKEAREGKTYETGIGLNLDLNRISTVTSSTLKEIESIIPEYTTRPLAKQFKYEESKVYNILIFDTETTTTGKSPELCQLSATDQSGMHQFSTYVLPEQDIDYFASRVNKLKIFNINGERRLFKDNKEVSTAPLQEAVLKFLSFISQSVDRAKFQTNKDIETVLLGHNSSIFDTPVLLRNSGTHFTERLQKMDICFADSLTLFKTLIRKKLPCLQNSDGTFPKPNQSSLYNFLFAKSFEAHDALEDVLALRKIIFELRLELSLKTINSGVVSAAHAAKDVKYLDHHHLLMQSFKDNLYHPQYLKKNMVEKYPVVGCHLTI; translated from the coding sequence ATGACTAATCAGGTTAATAAGGATAAAATCCGAAAAtcttctttggatttcaaacggGGAAGAGCTAATAGCCATAGGCAAAACTGCTCCCAAACAGCACGAAAAGAAGCAAGAGAAGGGAAAACGTATGAAACAGGAATTGGACTGAATCTTGACCTAAACCGCATCTCAACAGTTACTTCAAGTACACTGAAAGAAATCGAAAGCATCATTCCTGAATATACTACAAGACCACTGGCAAAGCAATTCAAATATGAAGAAAGCAAAGTTTACAATATCCTAATTTTTGACACTGAAACAACTACCACTGGAAAATCTCCTGAGCTCTGTCAACTCTCTGCTACAGATCAATCTGGCATGCATCAATTCTCAACTTATGTCTTGCCCGAACAAGACATCGATTACTTCGCTTCTAGAGTAAATAAACTTAAAATATTCAACATAAATGGCGAACGAAGacttttcaaagataacaaGGAAGTGTCTACTGCACCATTGCAGGAAGCTGTGTTGAAATTTTTATCCTTCATTTCACAGTCTGTGGACAGAGCCAAGTTCCAAACTAACAAAGACATCGAAACGGTTCTGCTTGGTCACAACTCGTCAATCTTTGACACTCCTGTACTTTTAAGAAATTCTGGTACTCATTTCACTGAGAGATTACAGAAGATGGACATTTGTTTTGCTGATTCTCTTACATTGTTTAAAACACTCATCAGAAAAAAACTGCCATGTTTGCAAAATTCCGATGGCACGTTTCCAAAACCCAACCAATCCTCGCTGTACAACTTCTTGTTTGCCAAATCCTTCGAAGCACATGATGCACTAGAAGATGTACTTGCCCTCCGGAAGATAATTTTTGAATTACGACttgaactttctttgaaaacaattaatTCTGGTGTTGTAAGTGCAGCCCACGCTGCTAAGGACGTGAAGTATCTAGATCATCACCATCTTTTGATGCAGTCGTTTAAAGACAATCTCTATCATCCACAATATCTCAAGAAGAACATGGTTGAAAAATATCCGGTAGTGGGCTGTCATTTGACGATCTGA